CAATCACCGGGTTGCCGTCATCGGAAAACGCAACAGCACCGGCTTCTTTTAATTCTTGATATTCACACAGCCCCTTTCCTTGAAGCCCGATGCTGATGGCGGCAACAGGATAAACTCGTACGCTACCCACTGCTTCGGCTTTTCTTATAATATATTCGGTCACATACCGGCTGTCGTTCACGGGCTTTGTATTCGGCATGGCACATACCGCTGTAAAGCCCCCGTAAGCCGCGGCCCTGCAACCGGTTGCAATCGTCTCTTTATATTCATAGCCCGGCTCCCGCAGGTGGACATGCATATCGATAAGCCCGGGGGTGACGATTTTACCGGCGGCGTCGATAATCCGGTCGGCAGAACCTTTTCCGCACTTCGTCGCGCTCGAACCGGTTCGCGGATCGGACGGATCTTCTCCGGATGCCGACGGCCTGACGGCAGCAATCTTGCCGTTCTCAATAAGGATATCCATAATGCCGTCGATATTTCCGGGATCGACAACCCTTCCCCCCTTAATCAGCATCCGCATCTCGAATACCTCCTGCCACCAGATATAAAAGGGCCATGCGAACGGCGACACCGTTGGTCACCTGATCAAGAATCAAGGAATACGGACCGTCGGCAACATCCGATGCGATTTCAACCCCGCGATTAATAGGGCCGGGGTGCATAATCAGCACGTCGTCTCTGGCGTTTTTGAGTCTTTCTTTTGTCAAACCGTAGACCTTTGAATACTCCCTTTCGGTTGAAAACAGAAAGTGTTTTTGCCGTTCCTTTTGGATCCTTAACATCATGATAATATCGGCATCCCCGATGGCGTCATCTATATGATAGGTGACGGAAACACCAAGGGACTCGATCCCTTTGGGGATCATGGTGGGCGGGCCTGCCAGGACAACTTCAGCTCCCATTTTTTTAAACCCGATGCAATTTGACCTGGCGACCCTGCTGTGGGCAATGTCGCCGATAATAGCGATACGCAGGCCCGTGATCTTGCCCTTGTTCTCCCTGACGGTCATCAGATCCAAAAGCGCCTGGGTGGGATGAGCGTGCATGCCGTCACCGGCATTGATAATCGCGGCGTTGACCGTGCGTGCCAGCAGATGAGGTGCACCGGCTGAAGGATGTCGAATGACAATCACGTCAGGATTCATCGCCTCCAGATTTCGGG
This genomic window from Candidatus Desulfatibia profunda contains:
- a CDS encoding aspartate carbamoyltransferase catalytic subunit; translated protein: MQFARKNILDMESLSVDEINMILDTADRMKEISQRPVKKVPTLRGKTVVLFFYEPSTRTRASFDIAAKRLSADSLSLSAGSSSMVKGESLIDTARNLEAMNPDVIVIRHPSAGAPHLLARTVNAAIINAGDGMHAHPTQALLDLMTVRENKGKITGLRIAIIGDIAHSRVARSNCIGFKKMGAEVVLAGPPTMIPKGIESLGVSVTYHIDDAIGDADIIMMLRIQKERQKHFLFSTEREYSKVYGLTKERLKNARDDVLIMHPGPINRGVEIASDVADGPYSLILDQVTNGVAVRMALLYLVAGGIRDADAD